The DNA window TTAAGTTTGTTTTGGACCACTTGCTTAAACCAACCGAAAAGATACGTTGCTTAGCTACTCTTGCTGAACGCACTTGCGGCTGACTTCTCAAGGTTGCCTATGGTGACAGGTGCACCAGTTTTCGTTTACCCTTTACCTTGTGTCACTCAGCTGATATAACTTCAAAATGCTTTAACCACAGTTTACAGCCAGAGTAACAATAGAGAGGTCTAACCTAGAGGCTAAATCAGTCCGCGCTTAAATCTGCTTATACAGACACTCCGATAAATTTTTACAATTTATCAACCTGGCAATTTAGTTAACAGAATGCTTGTCAGGGTGTTTTACAGGGACAACAGAAGCaggaggtttaaaaaaaaaaaaaaaaaaattttaaaattaaaaattaaaaaataaaaacctttccCAGTGCCACAGCGCCCACACCCTCAGAGTTTGTCCTAGAAGTCACTTTGAATTGAAATCCcaatattcataatattttgTGTACCTGTTGTCATGCATGAACTGTCCCTCTGCACTGTAGCCAGGGTGGGAAGTCTGGAGCTGTTCAGAAGTGTACCGCCTGCAGGGGGCGTGGCATGCGCATCATGATCAGACAGCTGGCCCCAGGAATGGTCCAACAGATGCAGTCAGTTTGTACTGACTGTAATGGGGAAGGTAAGCCTGTCCGCTCATCCCTCCCCAGTTAACATGGAACAGACTATTGAGTTTCTTTTCAGTAGTCTTCTTCAGAACTGTATTTATTCCTAGTAACCTCACCCTACATTAACTATTGATCGGTCAAGCTGTTActgaaaaacatacattatgCCTCAAGTCATAATGGGGGGCGTCTTGTCGACTGTCCGAATTCTTCTTTAGATTTACTCATTTGGCGTCTACATAATTGCCCACTAATGATAATTTCTTACTGTGCTTTTAGGTGAACTAATTAATGAAAAGGACCGCTGCAAAAAGTGCGAGGGTAAGAAGGTGGTTAAAGAGGTAAAAATCCTGGAGGTTCATGTGGACAAAGGCATGAAACACGGTCAGAAGATCACCTTCGGAGGGGAAGCGGACCAAGCGCCCGGGGTGGAGCCAGGGGACATTGTCCTAGTCCTGCAGGAGAAGGAGCATGAGGtatgcaggcaggcaggcaggcaggcaggctggctggctggctgactgGCTCTATCCTAACATGGTAGTTGAATGTGATACTTGCCTGTTGCCTGTAggtaacaacaaaacaaatgtgcataattgttttattattcagtcatttaaatgtatattaaaatgtctttttctaagcctttattttattgtacaaaTTTTGTAAGCCTATATTTCCCACTGCAAAAGTTAATTACCAAACCGAAACTGTCTtggtgtggtaatgagaactgtcaattagcaaTGATGCTTTCCACACGTTGTTTCTTACCATAGCTACTTCCCATGAAATgcgctcatcttgggagacatAATTttctagctaacttagtatatcaactatcgatagTTAAGGTAAGGACACTGACTTATCCAGTGATAATTTTTGCTGGCTAAGTTAAGCACAACTATGAacgcaaactagctagctaacgttatcgatAACATCATCTTATGAAAGCAATCTAGATAGCTAGCTCagtgaatataaccagaaatagtccaATAGTCCTCAAATATTTGCGTTGTCTTGGCTGGAGGCCTGCAGTGCAAACTATGGGTCACGAGTTAAAGGGCagtggttatcctcgtgtgacACGCTTCGAGAAGAACATTATCAATTCTCAGTTGAAAATTGgatgatgcatttaaaaataaaacgtttACTTCGAAACTAAAGAACTGACATATTTCatactttcatttcatgttCCAGTAATGGAACAGATTgtacaaattgcatataaaaacccaACCACCACTTAAAGGTTCCTCCTTTAAATTTAAGTGTgtaatgaaacatttattttatgcagGCTTGTTTTTGAAACCTCCTGTTCTATATTGATATTGTCCAGTTGTTAAATGTGCTGATCAGAACTCCTTACAGGGAAAATGGGATGGCTTTAGCAGCTTTTGGTGCTAGATGGTGGTTTTGCCTGCTCTACTGCAGTCTTTTTGCAAGATGAAACAGATTGCAGTGTCAGCCTTGTCACTGACAGATACAAATGGGATTTAGTCCTCTTGCAGTGTTAATGCTTTGTATTGCCCAGAATTTCTTACTTTGTAGGGCTACACAGCAATTTTCCACTACAGTGTCACCTCCAGACTGTCAGTCCTGTCCATCTTCCTTAAAATAACATGGAAACACATGCTGGTGACACTTGGGAGTGTGAATGGGTTTGAAGGGCATTTGGAATCTTTGACTTAATGCTTCAACCAACTTGTTTTACTTGATTTCCTGTGCTAAATTAGCATTCATTTGCATAGTAGTTTGAAGTCATTGAAGTTTACGGGCATTTTGAAGGCACTTTCTTGTTACGGAAAGTACTGGTGTCCCTACAGCAGCGCAGTATTCCGCAATTACTTTGACTTGCATTTATATCTAAGGTTGAGCGATTGTATGGAGCAACACTAGTTTTGTCATGCCTAGCACCGTTCAGTAAGGGTAGTGCTTGGTTGTCCATCAACAGGTTACCCACCTCCCATATTCATTTAGCATATTTTGTCTATTCCGCTTCACCATTTAGTCTGTAAATAAGTATACCATTAATAAAATTACTGGTTGACACTGTCCTGCATTTTTGTAGTGTAAATGCTAATGCTGTGTCTTTCTTTTAGACATACAGAAGAGATGGCCATGATCTGCACATGACCCACAAAATCGGCCTGGTGGAAGCACTCTGTGGGTTCCAGTTCACATTGAAACACTTGGACGCAAGACAGATCATGGTGAAATACCCGCCTGGCAAAGTCATTGAGCCAGGTAGGCGTGATGGTTGGCTCGTATCGCTTAgcttggtttgtttttgttggtgCATGGTAATCTTTGTCGCGTTTCCTTGGTAAGTTTGGTTCTCTCATTGCTGCCTTTGTCTTCCGCAGGTTCCATCAGGGTGGTGCGGGGCGAGGGAATGCCACAGTATCGTAACCCCTTTGAAAAGGGCGATTTGTTTATCAAATTCGATGTGCAGTTCCCCAGCAGCAACTGGATTAGTCCTGAGAAACTCGCCGTAAGTAATAAGACTCGGTATATATTCTTCTTAAGGAAATGAGCATCAGTCCATggtccaattaaaaaaaaatcttctaaTGTAGTTTTTACAGTGGTCATTGCTGCTTTAGTTTGAGTGTGGAACTAGATGTAAAGGGAAGTGACTGTTTGAAATTAAGAGTCAAAATGTACAGCTACTCTTAGAAATGTACAGGTACTCTTGTGATTTGAAGCCAAAGACATTTCAGTGGCATTCAGCAGGTTACCGGTGTCTATACCTGTAAGAGGCTGTACAGACATTaggagtgtatgtgtttgaagACCTGTGCTAGCTGAAGCTGGGTGACTGGGACACCCCTGACCGCACGGCGTGGTTCTGTCTCCAGGAGCTGGAGGACCTGCTGCCGGCCCGGGCGGAGCCGCCCATCGTGTCGGGCGATGCGGAGGAGGTGGACCTGCAGGACTACGTCAGCCAGAGTTCGTCCGGCGGGCACAGGCGCGAGGCATACAACGACAGCTCGGACGACGAGGGCGGCCACCACGGGCCCGGCGTCCAGTGCGCGCACCAGTAGTCCCGCCGCAGGGGGAAAAACCAGCCGCACGGGGGAAGCGTGGGTGTGCCCCCCATTTTATCTGCTCTGGATTCGCCCAGagaaggcccccccccccccccccccccccgtctccatACACTGCACCGCTACCATCGGCAACCCCGATCAGATTAAATGAACAGGTCACAACCCACCGCTCATTGTGTAAACTTGATgtttttcactttattttatttttcggTCGTAGTATTTACAGTTAATTTAAACTAACCATACGTGAGGAAGCTTTGCCTCAGAACTCGACGGAGTGGCGTGAGATTGGTGAGATCCTGGTCGGAGAAAGACGCGGTCaacatcacttttttttttttttttttttttagttgtttgTATCTGTGCTTCATTTATAcaaatttatttactttttactttttccttgctatatattttaaaatggggggaaaaaaatactaCAACATTGTGTATAAATTGAAAGTGATTGTCCATTAAGCTTTATATCTGCTGCCATCACAAAAGCTGCTGTGAATACTTTAGAAGAAATAATTCCATAGCCTGTATCTGTCCTCAGTCCAGGTGCATGTTAGAAAGTATTGATTCCTGCACTGAAGAAACATCACATTTAAACGAGTGACAGTGTGGAGACAAAATAACTATATTACTTCTGTGAAAGGTTTCTGAAGTTAAATAAAGTGTTCTTGAAAATCTGAACCATACAGCATGTCATTTTTGTAGTCTGTCCCATTGAATTGGATTGCCTTAGCGGGACTTCTGCAGGCTTATTAAACCTGTGATCTGAGCCACATGTACTGGCTAATTCTCATTTCAACTTGAATATCTTGGTTTCTTCCCCATCCAAAGCGGGCAGCGGCACTTTGTAAATTAAAACATGACCTTGTTTTCAGGTTTGTGTGCACCTTCTAAGTCTACCTGTATATAACAAAGGTAGTGTCTAAATATTGTATTACCCTGGAAAAAATTAAACTTGTACATCTTCGGCGTGGAGTGGGATTCATTTTGAGATGTTTTGAACATCATTATCGCAGTGCTTTGTCATGTATAATTTGAATGTTAACTGAATCTGAAAAGCTTTCGTTGAGAAATGCTGCCTTAGGTTTTGTTATGGTTGCTATCAAGGGCAAGCTATCATTCCAGAGAAGTGTAATAAGAAAAAGCTTTTGGCTGTACATTGAACTATTAGTCGCCAGAATATAGTTAAACACTCTTTGCCATAAAGTtgtgttggatgtgtgtgttgcCTGAATTATAGATCACTGAGAAATCATAAAATTAAgcataaaaatgtttgttttttttcctagtAGGCTATAACTTGGTGAGTTTAATTTGCTTGTCACATGTTGATCCCAAAATATagatattcaaattattttgttgtaaCATTGGAGAAGGATTGTTAAACCTGAATAGTGTCATGTGACTTGCCCCATAGCCCTCCACCATAACGGGCAGTCTTAAAACACTGCAGAAATGGGAGAGGGCTGATCGGGAATCTGCACTCGGGGGTTAAACGTATAACTGGATTGTCTGGCGAAAGTACAACAACCTTGCAAGCTTCTACATTTGTCCAAATTTTGGAAGCCTGTGCTTGAAAAACATGACCTTGTAATTTATTGAAGTGTTGATGCACATGTTTGTTCATGTTTGTTTGTACAATAAATTGTCACATGTCAGTGCCTTATGTAGGAATTTTATTACAGTAGAGCGCTGGTTTGGAGGTTGATGAATTGATTTGGATCCACCTCTGTGTGCTCTGAGCCTAGGGACTTCACCACAACGTTATTGTTCTTATGTACTAAAGACATCCTAAAGTCAAAGCCCCACATTATTAACCAGTTGAAATGAATAGGAAAGTAAGCCTGCATCCATTCTGTTTTAAGAAATGGCGAGTGGATTAACAGGCAAATAAATTGGTggatgcacattttattttaaaattccaGAGTGGTCGGGAAACTGAATTACCAAACAGACCATGCAATAACCCTCTGCCCCCCATACATGGGTTTCATATTTACCATCTGCTCATACATCTGACCAACTATTAGCTCTGCCAGACAGTATCTGTTTCATCTTTAATGGTGTCTTGGCAGGAGCAGGTCACTTGACTGTCCATGTATAAATGCAAGCTTTGAACTCTTTGAGTGCTATAAATACAACGGGTAATGTGTTGTATCATAGGTCTTGGATCTCGGGCTTCTCAGAATGGTGCCCTTGTCCAGCTGGTCAGATTATAAATGCATTGCCATGGTTACTCCATTAGAAATGTGTCAGTCTAGCTGTTCCCGTTACAATTTTGTAGCCAGCAGTCTTACCCAGTCATTGGCTGGCCGACCAAGTAGAACTTGTGGTTCTGCTTGTCGGGAAAATTAAGGCCGCCTTCTtagtgtgaaaacatttttcagactCAATTGCTGAGGGCATTCTTCTTACTGTTTAACCATTATTCCAGAAATATCTGCGCTGAAGAGAGGAAGACGTGCATAGAATTCCAGTATTGCATTCCTTCCATAATTTGAAgttgttttaagttaatttaAAGTCATATAGTGCCcatcatttaattatttgcctctactccacaatttgagatttgtaataatacAAACTTAAAAAGGTGTGGAAATCTCGGTTGTCACTATTATTAGCATTGTATCTTATACAATTAGAAAGCCTGCTCATTTCCCTTTACAATGGTGTCCCATTTGTAAGgatcatgcatttgtgggatgagcagcacagctgattaTGTGGGTGGGTTCCCAAGTGAAATGTGCCAAATTTCCCTGCCAATGTCAAACAGTGTATTCTCCTGTTGGTATTGACTCTATTGTTTTGAGTTGTTTGGTGGATTGGATGATTGAACAGTAACAAGGAACAAACGGGGCATATTGGTCATTTTACGCTGTATTGATTGAACACACAGTCAGGAGCATCAGTAGCCGATGGAAAATTGGGAAATTGCACTCAATTATAATATAGCATGATGTACAGCTATATTATAATTGTAAATGTACAGGAAAAACAAAGCCCGAGTCAATCAACCTGTAAGAATGTGACAGAACTGGCCAAAAAAGATGGTTTATTTTCCAAagcaatgaataaaaacaaatgttaaatCTGCTTTTCTGtacaaatcacatttgaataaaTACTTATTCCTTTTAAGAGCCACTATAAACAAAGtagaaaaacatgaataaacgCAAGTATTAAAACAGTTTcagataaatgtaaaaaaaaaccacatccattatttaaaggtacatttaaaattttaattctCCGATTTAAAAAACGCAAAACATGACCATGGTTTGAAATGGAATATATTTCAAATTGTAATTGCTTTTCCAAAGATTAAAGATGGctcaatataaataaatagctgCGACTCATgaaggggcggcacggatggtgcagtgggtagcactgccgcctcacagcaaggaggtcctgggttcgaatccccgttggccggggcctttctgtgcggagttgcatgttctccccgtgtctgcgtggatttcctccgggtactccggtttcctcccacagtccaaagacatgcaggttaggctgattggagagtctaaattgcccataggtgtgtgtgtgtgtgtgtgtgtgtgtgtgtgtgtgtgtgtgtgtgtgtgtgtgtgtgtgtgtgtgtgtgtgtgtgtgtgtgtgtgtgtgtgtgtgtgtgtgtgtgtgtgtgtgtgtgtgtgtgtgtgtgtgtgtgtgtgtgtgtgtccgcgtccgcgcgccctgcgatggactggcgacctgtccagggtgtattcctgcctttcgcccaatgtatgctgggatatcctgttcaggataagcaggttcagataatggatggatggatggactcaTGAAGGCACCTCATTACACTAAATGTAAATTCataattactttattaaattGTCAGTGTATGCAAAGGTTACTCAAACAAATTTGCTGTTTTTTGAGAtaattgattttgttgtttattgAGATAATTCATATTTGAGCCTCTGGTACAGATTAAACAGCTTACCAAACTGTAACATATAATAGCTTAGCACCTAACTGTAATGTGTACAACagtcaaaaataaatagcaatttCCCtgcattcaaataaaatgatatgGCATAGTAAGTTCTCTCCTCCTGTTTTCAATAAAGTGAAAAATGAAGGTCAGATGTTCAAGGAGAAGCAAGACATTCACTCAATAAGAAGCTTTCTAGCTGAAAAACGTGCCCTTCATTGCACCAGAACCACTATTTTTGCATGGCACAAGCTCCTACTATGAGGCAGTTGTAGTAAGCGTAACTGATACTTTGGTATTAGATTGGAAATATAGATGCTGCACTTACTGCTTAAGAGTGAGATATACCATTTCAATTCCCCTGGTAGTGGATTGGTCTTGAATAGTTcatgcatacatatttaataaaaagataaaaatagcTTGACTAAAAACTCATTCACATCTCGGTTACCCGCCATCTGCTCTTACTACAATTATGTAGTAATAAACATATCAATGTATACCTTGGTGTATCTAACTGGGTTCCTACAGAAATCAGATTTGTTTTCCCACATACAGTTATGTGTATGATTTCCAAGAACAGAATTAAGGGCTGAAATGAGTGATGCCTACTTCAAGGTAAATGGCTACTACGCAgtaatgttttttcacataACTGTAAACAACACATTTGCTTCTGAAAAAGCAGCAATATGATTCTGAGAAACAAGCTTGACAAATGAGTGA is part of the Conger conger chromosome 15, fConCon1.1, whole genome shotgun sequence genome and encodes:
- the LOC133111836 gene encoding dnaJ homolog subfamily A member 2, producing MANVADTKLYDILGVSPTASENELKKAYRKLAKEYHPDKNPNAGDKFKEISFAYEVLTNPEKKELYDRYGEQGLREGGGGGAGMDDIFSHIFGGGLFGFMGGQGRSRNGGRRRGEDMVHPLKVSLEDLYNGKTTKLQLSKNVLCSTCNGQGGKSGAVQKCTACRGRGMRIMIRQLAPGMVQQMQSVCTDCNGEGELINEKDRCKKCEGKKVVKEVKILEVHVDKGMKHGQKITFGGEADQAPGVEPGDIVLVLQEKEHETYRRDGHDLHMTHKIGLVEALCGFQFTLKHLDARQIMVKYPPGKVIEPGSIRVVRGEGMPQYRNPFEKGDLFIKFDVQFPSSNWISPEKLAELEDLLPARAEPPIVSGDAEEVDLQDYVSQSSSGGHRREAYNDSSDDEGGHHGPGVQCAHQ